ACAGTGAAAAGTTGGCAGTCTGCAGTCCTGAAGAGGGACCTCATCAAAAGCAATCCATGTTGGCCCCTAACCTGATCTCAAACTCCCAGTAAtgtgaggaataaatttctgttctataTGGGCCACTCATTCATGGTACTTTGTACAGCATCCCAAGTTGACTTAGACAGGAGTGGTATCTTGTCACTTTTGTCATATTCTATTGGTCAGAAGCAAGTCACTAACTACTTAATGATTACACAGGTTGAATATACCAGAAGAGATCATTGCTCGCTGCTGTGACTAATTCCACCACACAGACCTGATGAGGTTCCTAGGTCTCATTCTAAACATGGTAGGAAGCCATGGGATGGTTTTATGCCACAGAATAACAACATATGAACTTTCTGTCATTTCTACCCCCTCATGGCACAGAATGGAAAGTGAAGACCATGGGAGAAGTAAGTTCAAATATTGCACTGGCAGAACCTAGACAGGTTGTATTCTGTGCTGTGGTCCTCCCATTCTTGTCATTCTTCCAGCTTTAACTCTGCACATTTACCTGTGACACCAACCcataagtttttaaagtattgtCTCATAGTCACCTGATGATGTTCTTAGGAAGCAGCTGCTAGGATAATCCTCACTGTGCAGGCTGGGGAGACTGGGGGCCCTGAGAGGGACAGTGAACTGATGGAAAAAGGAGGCTCTGAGCCCAGCTCTGTTTCATCAACCTTGTGACCTTGGTTGCATTCAGATCTTCCCAGTGATGGTGACACTGAAATTAAGGAGATGGCACGGGAGGACAGTGAGCAATCACCATGTCAGAGATGTCTTTGGGTAGGTCTTAGTTAAGGAAGGAGTCCAGGTAATGGAACCTGGAAGTGACCTCAGTTCCTTGGTGATAGAGCCAAACAGAACTTAGAACTCTGGTAATCAGGCACCCACATTCTAAAGACAGTTCCCTGTGCATTTTATTTGTTCAGGGACTCTGAGAAGAGCAAAGTGCTTTCCTCAGTTTTCAAGGCTGTTGTCAGAGCAAGAGCCTTTTCCACCATCACAGACATTGACTAAGCCCTCATGCCTGAAGACTCTGACCATTTGACAGGAGGGTACCCCAACGTAACACAGGGCTGCCCCATTCTGACCAGGCCATAACTCCATAACTGTGATCCCACCTGCAGCCCTACACTCTTCCttcttactgtgtgtgtgtgtgtgtgtgtgtgtgtgtgtgtgtgtgtgtgtattaggcaAGAGGCAGAGGAGACCCTTCCTGGGCAGGAGCAAGTTGTCAGGCATTGGAACCCTGTTGGGCCTACAGGTTCATGCCCCAGATCATGGCTGACAGGATGGAAACGTGTATGCTGGTTGGAGCATGTCTCTCTCCAGATGTTAATCTCAAGCCCTTGggctctcctctcctttcttctttggcTAGAGGTCCGTGCAGCTGCCCCTCTGTGCCCGATGAGGTGTTCCTCAGCAATCATGGCCAGGCAGGCTTCTGACACCTCATGGCCTGGCTGCTAGGCACTGTCTCTGTAGAGCAgcactcaagagaaatgaaaattgagGGACCTCGTGTCTATTTTGAGTGACTAAATCCTGGTACCTACCATCCATCCCTCCTAGCTATGTGGACATCCCTTTCACATCTGTGTTCATGGCTGCAAATGAGTTCCACATGGACAGTGACATAATGTGACTTGCCAGTGATAAAGCACTAGTGCGTGGCATGGATCAGGGATGGATAGGTAGCAGGCAGACAGACTGTCAGAAAAATGTGCACAAGACAAAGCTTTATTTGGCAGAAGGCTGGCACAAGTACAGGCCCTTGATGGTGTCCAGGGAGCGTTTCCAGCTGTCCTTCCAGTGCTGAGCCTCCTTCACCAGTGCCGCATCGTCCTTGTGGATTTTCTTCATCTCCTCTGCAAATGATGCTAAGTATTTCTGGGAGAAAAGCAGGAGGAGGGCCATGGTGAGGGATCCCTGCACCCCCTGCCCAGGGAAAATGCTGGAACCTGGGCCACAACGCTCTTGCCCTGCAGGCACCAGCACGAGTTCCACAAGTCATCCCATGAATTTGCCCAAAAACCTGTTGAGACAGCCCACAGGGTAGGTCctgttgttttcctcattttacaggtgtgaAGTCAAGCTCAGAGCCTTGCCTGGGGTCACCAGCTCAAGAAAAGCTGACTAGGACCTGTGTCTCTCTGGCTGTGGACCCTGCACCTTCCTGACCTCTGTCCTGCAGGAGAGCCTCCCTGGAGCTCTGGCATCCTGGCTTCTGCAGGAGGCTAAGCGTGGGCCTCCAATATCTCACTGAACTCAGGGGACACAGCTGTTCCTTTGGCCTGGTGCTTGGAGCAGCAACTGGGAAAATGCCAGCAGTGGCACTTCAGGCTCTCCCAAGAGATCCCAAGCCCAAAGGATCTCCAGGCAGGATAAGGTTTTTCTCTGGGCATCAGGACCAAAGGCCCATGAATCTTCAGAGTGGAGAGGTTCCTCGGGTAGCATCTGTGTGCAGACTCCTCATAAGACCATCCCCTCAGGAATTTAACAGGCACTGGAATgaaatcctagctctgccactcTATAGTGTCAAAGAGGGTAAATGTCTTTAGGCATCAGTGTCCTGTCAGTGAAATGGGGACTAAAATTCTTCCTCGGGTTTCTAGGAGGATTCCTGAGATGTCTCAGGGGCTGTTCTGCTACCATGTTCCCAGTATGAACCTAAATGCTACAGTGCCTGTCTCCCCATCCACTGACTCTACTGCCCCTCTGTGAAGACTTTCTCAATGACCAGTGTGGGTGACATGTCCCTTGACTAGCCTCACAGCACCAGGGTCCCTTGCTAGCACTGGGACTGGACATGATCTTTGCTCATGTCCTTGTGCCTGCCTATCAGTGGACATGAGCTTCCCTGAGTGTTGAGTCCTGTGACTCAGGGGCACACTAGCGTATGTTGTCTGCTCCATGGGCCAAATGTTGGGGTGCCTGATGGTGGGAAACTTCCTCCCCAAGGCAGCCAAAGTGAGCTTCCCTGTGCTCCTAGGAACACACCCATCTCACCCTGTCTCACCAGGTATACAGCATCTCGAGCTTCCACAGCTGCCAGATGGCCCAGGGTGGTCTTTAAGGTGGTTATTGAGGGTGTCTTCCGAGTAAGAATCTTGGTTTGGATGGTGATTTCAGTGGGCTTGATTCCTGGCCACTTCCTAAAAACAGacatgtttgttttcatcattcCCAATCTACTCCCTACTCTTCTTGGAAAAGCTTAGCAGTTTATCGTGGCTTTAATTGCTCAACTAAAAGAAAAGGCTGTACTGAGCATTTCATGTCGTCTTTAAGTTCTCTGTTTCACACTTCCATACTGCTAGATAACAGTGTACAGTCTTGGATTTGGTGTGGGGAAGGGGATGCCACACCTAAAGTTGCTTCCCttttttgggcctcagtttccttatcaggCTGCCAGGTAGCAGTAGTTATCAGCTCCTGGCCTATAGGGTCTACTGCTAAGAACATGGCTGAGCAGATCACTTTGTGTCCTCTTGCAGCAGCGTCATATTCTTGGGGCACAGAAGACAGGCACTTAGACAGCTCTTGTCACACACAGCAGACAGCTGGAGTGATTCATAGTGCCAGCAATGACCTGAGAATGTGCCTCCCCTAGGTCAGGCCTCCCTTTCTTCGTAGGCTCCTGAACTAGTAATTGTGGAGCTTTACTATGTGCCAGGGGTACCCTATGGACAACTTCCTCTAACTTTCTCTTCATACAGCCATGCAAGGTAGGCtgccacagatgaagaaactgaggctcagagcacaGTGCCTTTTGAAGGCTACCAGGTGTGGGTTCAGAGCCTGAGTCCTGATTATTCTACTACCCAGCCCCTGCAGATACAGCCATTCTGTGTCCTTTGCTACCCCAGGCTCTCACCTGCTCCCACGTTCAATCAGGGGCTTCTCACACTCTTCCTCCAGGGAGAGCCTGGCTAGTTTTCTCCGTATGAGGATTGATGTTTTCTGCTTGGGGGGCTCCATCCCTGGAAGGAAAGAGATAGGCTACTGACCATGGACTCTATGACATAATAGATCAGCAGCCTCTCCCTGTGGTAACATTTGGCATTAGGAGGGCTTACCCTGAGAAGAACATATTCAAGGCTGTGTCCATTGAATGTCCTGCTCGCTGACCCAAATTTCATATGCTTTcctctgtgtgtggggggggttggtactggagtttgaactcaggacctcacacttgctaagcaggtgctctgctacttgaccCTGCCCCCAGtactttttcactttagttattttggggataaggtcttatgtttttgcctggggctggcctcagaccatgattcttctatctgtacttcctgagtagctgggattctgtACAGATGTGCCCCGCCAtgctcagcttattggttgagatgggtgagagagaggatcttgctaactttttgcctgggttgtctgtaaaccttgatcctcccacctaCATCTCTGACTCCAAAGTAGTTGGGGTTACAAGTGtaggccaccacacctggcctgatgTGCTTTCTTGATGGAAAGAGGGGAGCTCCATATGTGAAATGAGGGCCAGCAAGCAGGAGACTCCCTGACATGTACCCTTGCCTGCATGGATGGTAGGGCCAGCAGCTTGGCCCAGAAGCTTGAGACAAGTGCAGACAGAAGCTGCCTAGGGCCCCATGCAATGGATCTTCTTGGCTCTGTGGCCTGTGCAAGGTACCATGATGGGCTCTGCTGCAGCTCATTTGCCTGGCCTCTCCGGGGTCTCAATCCCTGTTCTCTGGAGGGCCTGCCTTTATAATGAAGTTTACCTTTGACATAGAGACCTGCCATATTGAAAAGTGGCCAACACTTCAAAAATCTGCATATATTTTGACCCAGAAACTATGGTGTTTGTTGCCCTGAATAGCAGGATATAGATGCAGAAATTCTCTTCAGCACAATGACAGGAGTGAAAAATTAGAAATGGCCCAATGTTCAACACTGCGCAGCAATGGGAAATGCTCAGAGAAGAGCATCAACCAGCTTAACCCAGTCCACTGGAAGGGAAATTTGGCTACTTAAGTGCACAATCCCCATGCCCTTCCCCATCTCCACCCTGGCATGCCTGTGCCCACAGGGAGGGGACTAGAAGGATGAAAAGCAAGGGCAAAGGGCACTCATTTCTGGGTGGAAGGAATGTGTCCTTCATTTGCTTCTTAGTTCATATTGAAATTGTAATCAATGTTTATTTAATACAATAAATATGTTTTCTGAGGTATAACTGGATAACAAGCAtcacacaagttttttttttaactatgatTAATGTGTTGTAATTTTGGCTTTTAGGGCTTGTATGGTGGCAGCAAGCATGCATCTTAACCTTTGAAAGGCAGCTGGATGGATGCTCTGGGACAGAAGATTAAATcaacaattttaataaatttctgtaaactaatatatatatattatatatatatataatatatatataatgtgcctttgtaacaaaaacttaaaaatagaaaaaatggatCTTACATCTTAGATTAGCAATAAATGAATAACATTGAATATACAATCTTAACATCCTAATGGTTACAAAAGCGATATGTAcattacagaaaacttaaaaaatgtcaaacaaacgaaagggctggtagagtgaaaCAATTGGCAGAGCACcttcctagtaagcatgaggccttgaggtCAACTCCCAGTAcatctaaaaacaacaacaacaacaaaatttaaatGGCACCTAatagtgagagaaaaaaaaagggagcttCTCGCCATCCAGCAGAGATGACCATTGTCAGAAAGGTGCCTGCCCCTCAGGTCTGTCTCTCACATTCTATTTGTCTCTCTTGGTCTCTGTCTCACACAAAGTCATTTAAGATTCTGTGAGCTATGAATGTTGATGTCATGTTGTGTTTTTAAACATGGGATCATAGATATGTCTTGGTTATCCACTTGTTTAACTTCCCTTCTTCAGGTCCATGTGCCATGTTGGTGCATAAAGATCTTCTACCCCCACTTTAACAGCTGCACCATATTCACTTGTATATCTGTACCACCGCTTATATGTCAAATCTCCTATGAATAGATATTAGTGTTGTTTCTGATTCTTTGCCATTTCAGACAATTCTGTGATGAATATTCTTGAGATATATTTTGGGCAGTGTGAGCACGCCTTCAGTTGGAACTAGAATTACACCTGCTAGGTCAAAGGCAGACTCATGCAGAATTTTGACAGGGATGGACAAAACATTCTCTAAGACAGTATTTGTCAATGTGCATTTCTGTTAAGGAGTCTGGGGTGCCTCTGCTCCCTGACATCCTCACCAGGGCTGGTTGTCATTGAACCTAATCCTTTGCCAGGAAGCTGGTtgcaagcctgtaattccagcacttaatgAGGCTAAAatgggaggatcttgagttcaaggccagccagggttacatagtgaaaccctgtctcaaaaaacaaaacaaaacaactttggCGGGCTATAGTTTCTCAACTTTGGTGAGAAATTATATCTAAGTGATGCTTATATTCACATTGAGTGAGGTTGAGCTTCTTTTAGTCACTGGCCACAGGAATGTCTTCTCTTTTGAAACACATATggtttttaatgcattttattcGCATATAGTAAAATGTATATAGtgaggggtttcatcatgatgtTTCCGTACGtggatataatgtactttgatcatattccctcacccctctattactctttttatctccttctcttctctccccattttcctttcctcttcaatACCCCTAATAGTTCCCGTTTACTTTCTTGACCTTGACTTTTTGTTGTGTTTGGTTTTTCCCTAGCTCtaacaaatgagagaaaaatgtgatgcttgtctttgttggactggcttatttaacttaacatgatgacctccagtttttcatctccttttaaaaatgagagtTCTTCGTACCTCAGGAATAGTAACTCTTTCTTAGAATGACAGGTTATGACAAATACTTTTCCACTCTGTGGTTCCATACTTAACATTtttctgctttggtttttttttttttttttcagagaagtgtcacttttcctttatggcttctGGTTCTCATGGCATACTTCAAAAAGGCATCTCTAACCCCCCAAAATTCTTATTGCTAGGGTTCCATTTTTTACCTATAATCTTTTATCCtcctttttaattcaaaaattacgtttttgaaaacaaataaagATTGAGTCCCTCAATGGAGAAACTGCACCATGCTGGACTTGGGAGACAGCAGATGTCCATTTAACACCTGCCAGCTACCCCTATACCCCTGGGGCCAGAGCACAAGGCTGGTGCTCGCTTACTTGCAACCTGGATGTCATCCATGGTGACCAATTCATCCAACTGCAGCAGGAATTTCTCAGTGAAGGAGGCCAAGCTGACTATGAAAAAGCGGCCATGTTTCTTGGCAAATTCCTGGAGGAAACACAGTGAGTGCAGAGCTGCAGGGAACAGGGCTTTCTGCAAGGACAACTGAAGAAGGGTTGGGTTGGCTCTTTAGGAGGATTTGGGGAGCCCACTG
Above is a genomic segment from Castor canadensis chromosome 13, mCasCan1.hap1v2, whole genome shotgun sequence containing:
- the LOC141415672 gene encoding coiled-coil domain-containing protein 180-like, which translates into the protein MDDIQVARMEPPKQKTSILIRRKLARLSLEEECEKPLIERGSRKWPGIKPTEITIQTKILTRKTPSITTLKTTLGHLAAVEARDAVYLKYLASFAEEMKKIHKDDAALVKEAQHWKDSWKRSLDTIKGLYLCQPSAK